The genomic interval GAACCGCAAGGCTTGAACCAGATTCTTTCTCTTGGAACCAGACACAAAATATTGCTTATGAAACTGTTGGAGGTGCTTTTCCAACCAATTTTGCAATAGATTTTATGAAACCTACTAATGGAGGAGAAAATTTTCTCTTTAAAAATGGTGATATATATTATTTTAACAGGACACAGCAAATTAGATACGGACTCCCACAAAATAAAGTAGATCTAGAAACCAAACTTTTTACGGCAGCACCTTTTATTGCAGAAAGTAGTGCAACAGGCACGCCAGTCTTTTTTGATGTAGAAAAACATCGTTTTTTACGTTACAGTTATTCAAAAGGAAATTGTTCTGCGATGCCTCCAGTTGCAAATTCTGCGACAACATTAGATTGGAACGATACCAATTGCAATTTGGTTTATATGACCAATTCTAATTTTAATCTAAATGAAAACTTTGCAGTATTAAAGAATATTTCTACAGGCAAATTCTATATGTTGCGCTTTACAACTGGTGCTGTACAAACCTATTACAAAGAAATGCTAAATGCACCAGATTTAGACAAAGCAACAAAATTTGCTGTAAGTCCAGATGCTGGATATCTATTTTATACGGTTGGCAATAAACTTTATGAATACGATAGCGGAACGCAATCGGCAAAATTAATGCTAGACAAAGGGAATGAGGAAATTACCTATCTAGGTTTTAATAAAAGAGGCTCGAAAGTAATCAGTAAATTAATTTTAGGTACTTACAGCACAACCGGAAAATTAGAATTATATACCGTTCCGCCCGTAAACGGAAATTTAGTTTTAGAAAATACCTATACAGGTTTATGTAAAATTGTTGATGTTTCTTACCGTGTACGATAATTAAATAAACTTGAAATCTTAAAAAAGCCGAATGAAAACTAGAATTCATTCGGCTTCTAAAACCCACATTTTATGAAACGATTTTTTAAAATCGCAAGCGCAGTTTTGCTGCTTGCCTGTCATTCTTTTGCCTTAAAAGCACAGACACAATCTACCGAAGAAAGCTGGATAAAAGCTAAAAAACAAGCTCAAACGGAGAAAAAATTAATCTTTGTCGATTTGTATTTCACGGGCTGTATGCCATGCGCACAAATGGACAAAGAAGTATTTCCAGATCCGAAAGTAGCGGCTCTTTTGAATGCTGATTTTGTCACTTTCAAATCGGATATTTTAAAAGAAGAAATCGGGAAAAAATTATGCATGAAATACGGCGTAACTGGTTTTCCAACATTTTTATTGATGACCGCAGACGGAAAAGTTATTGATATTGCTGGCGGTTTTCATAACGTAGAGCAATTTACAGCCTTGCTTCAAAACGCTAAAGAGTCGGCTAAAAAAGGTGTTTTCAAAAAGTATAGTCCAGAAATTCAAGAAAAAGACTATCCAGATTTTTATAAACAAGCGTATTTAGACGGAAAAAGAAATGTGCCTTTTGAGGTTATCGATACTTATTTAAAATCTAAAGACATTTCTGACGAAATTTCTTTTGTAATCGTTACGGGTTTAAGAGTCGGTAAAAAATATGATGACGCCTTTCTTTTAAACAGTAAAAAATTTGCGAAAGATTACGGAAGATGGAACGTTACAACTCACGTATTTACCATTTTGCAACGCAAGAAAAAAGAATTCGAAAAAAAGAAGGATTTAAAAGGTTTTACAGAATTAGTAAATGATTCTAAAGAACTCTACACGCCAGAAGAATTCGAAAAATATTCTAGTATTTTATTGAAAGATTTTGGAGTAGAAAAAGTGGTAGTTAATCCGTCGGCTTCACAAAAGTAAGTTTCAATGAAAAAGATCTTCTTGTTTTCAATATTGATTTTTGGCTGTTCGATTAATGCACAAAATAGCATTCAGAAATCTATTGAAATTTTCGAAAAAGCATTTCAGAATAAAGATTACAATAGCATGAAAAATCTTTTAGCGCCAGAGTTTACTGTTGGTGTTGGAGATGCTTCATCAAACGAATATTATCTGAATGGCATTTTTAAAGCATTTCCAGTTTTGGATTCTATTCAAATTGGAAAAAAGGTAGAAATGAAAAACGAAACCTATGTTTTGGCCGATTTTTGTTTTAAAGGAAAAGAAAAAAAGCCATCTCAGATTGTTTTCAATTCAGAGAATAAAATTTTGTACGTGACATTTTTTGATGGTTTATACAAAGTCGACAGGCATGCAGCAGTAAAAGAAGTAGCAAGTATTCCGTTTGAAATTATAGAAAATGGAATCGCCATAAAAATCAAATTAAACAAAGCCGATCGTGAATTTTTAATGCTTTTTGATACAGGCGCAGACGGAATGGCTTTAAATCCCGACAGTGCTTACAAAGCGGGCGTTGTTGTAACCAAAACCAAATCGGCTTCTGTGGTTGGCGGAAGTCAAGAAGTAAAGTATTCTGCTGATAATACGATTTATATTGGCGATCAGGTTTTAAAAAATCAAGGTTTGGTTATTTTTCCAAAACATGGTGTTTACGACGGATTGTTTGGCGCAAACTTGTTGCGAAATTTCATTACGTCAGTCAATTTTGATACGATGACAATTGATTTGTACAATTTTGGAAATTTCAATTATTGGGGAAAAGCAAAGCCATTTGTTTTTGATTATAAATCGGGACTTCCGGTTGTAAAAATGAACCTGACTTTTGAAGACAAAAAAACAGTCGAAGGCAATTTTACTTTTGATACCGGAGCAGGCTACGACTTAATCGCGTACGGACCTTTCAATCATAAAAATAATCTGGAAGCAAGCCTCAAAACAGAATATACTTCTGTGAATTACAGTTTAGGGAAACAAACTAAAATCGTAGGCGGTGCGATTCCGAATGTGGCAATTAACGGAAATAATTTTCCAAACGTAACAATCGCATTGCAAGAATATGATGAAGCCAATAAAAACTGGGCTTTCGCCGATGGATCTTTGGGAATCGATTTAATTAAACGTTTCAATTTTACAATTGACCTTTTGCACAAAACGGTCTATTTAGAGCCCAATAAAAATTTCAAAAAAACGCCTTCTTTTTACTTGGGCGGAATGGATTTAGATTTTGATGAAAACCAAAATCTTTTAGTAAAAAGAATTATCGATCAGCAAAATGAGGATTTGAAGAAAATAAAAACCGGAGCAAAAGTGACTCAGATAAATGATTTTGAAGCCAAAGATTTATTAAAACCAGAAAATCTTAAAAAGCTGAAAGAATCTAAAGAAAGCAAAGATTTTATTATCGAGCAAGGCGATCAATCCATGCAAATTTCAATTTAAAACTATCAACAAAAAACAAAAAATATGAAAAAGAATGCTTTTTATTTCATTATGACCTTTATTATGGTTCAAATGAGTTATGCTGTAAATCTATCTGATTATGCAGTAATTAAAGGAACAATTGCGATTCCTGATTTGAAAACAAAAGAAATTACGCTTTACAATGTTGAAGAAGGAAAGCCAGTTGTTGCGGCTACCGCAAAAGTTAATTCTCTGGGGGAGTTTGGCTTTTTGACACCAGTTTCAGCCGCTGGCTTTTATTATGTGAATTACGGACAATTTAAAAGCAGAAACCAATTAATTCGTTTGTATTTAGAACCAAAATTGGATATCAATCTTGCGATAAGTAAAGATTCATATGTCTTGAGCGGAAAAAATATCGGACAGAATGCTTTAGTTCAAAAAGCAAATGAAATCTATAACGAATTTGCACCTTTTGCGAGATTAGGCGGAAATGTAACTTACGTAGAATTTTATCCTTTTATTGACAAAGGAGTTGCAAAAGCCGAGGAATTTTCAAAATCGATAAAAACTAAAGATGCTAATTTCAATAAATTATTAAAGTTAGCCGTTGCAACAGATGTAGAAGAATTAACGTATACTTTTTTCAGAATGCCTAGAACTGCATTTCCTGACAAAGACGATCGTCCAGCAGTAATCAAAACATGGCAGACAGATAAAAAGTTTACAGATCCAGATTTACTAAAATTACAAAATGGCGTTTCTCTAATGTCAAATTATTTCTTTTATGTTACGATGAATTCGGGTGATGCGCCAAAACGTTTAGATTTAACTGAAGCAATTACACATATTACAGATCCAGCGCTTAAAGATGTTTATTTGCGCGATGCCGTTGCAACTTCAAGAA from Flavobacterium sp. YJ01 carries:
- a CDS encoding PKD-like family lipoprotein; this translates as MLKNIKIQASLIMVLFLVYGCVSDEGNYNYEKINELEVTGIEKEYTAYTGDNFTIKPNINPTLDDGADPDRYEYKWIAVNPLKLASEARTTVATTKNIEGILKLPPAKYSLYYFIKDKITGVTWQQPIITLNVVSSIYEGWLVVGDVDGKARLDMVSILPGVAQPRVINDVLDASGSTLKLSGKAVDVECFSTPLPGTVIYGVYVTASESGTARLEPDSFSWNQTQNIAYETVGGAFPTNFAIDFMKPTNGGENFLFKNGDIYYFNRTQQIRYGLPQNKVDLETKLFTAAPFIAESSATGTPVFFDVEKHRFLRYSYSKGNCSAMPPVANSATTLDWNDTNCNLVYMTNSNFNLNENFAVLKNISTGKFYMLRFTTGAVQTYYKEMLNAPDLDKATKFAVSPDAGYLFYTVGNKLYEYDSGTQSAKLMLDKGNEEITYLGFNKRGSKVISKLILGTYSTTGKLELYTVPPVNGNLVLENTYTGLCKIVDVSYRVR
- a CDS encoding thioredoxin fold domain-containing protein, which gives rise to MKRFFKIASAVLLLACHSFALKAQTQSTEESWIKAKKQAQTEKKLIFVDLYFTGCMPCAQMDKEVFPDPKVAALLNADFVTFKSDILKEEIGKKLCMKYGVTGFPTFLLMTADGKVIDIAGGFHNVEQFTALLQNAKESAKKGVFKKYSPEIQEKDYPDFYKQAYLDGKRNVPFEVIDTYLKSKDISDEISFVIVTGLRVGKKYDDAFLLNSKKFAKDYGRWNVTTHVFTILQRKKKEFEKKKDLKGFTELVNDSKELYTPEEFEKYSSILLKDFGVEKVVVNPSASQK
- a CDS encoding retropepsin-like aspartic protease, translated to MKKIFLFSILIFGCSINAQNSIQKSIEIFEKAFQNKDYNSMKNLLAPEFTVGVGDASSNEYYLNGIFKAFPVLDSIQIGKKVEMKNETYVLADFCFKGKEKKPSQIVFNSENKILYVTFFDGLYKVDRHAAVKEVASIPFEIIENGIAIKIKLNKADREFLMLFDTGADGMALNPDSAYKAGVVVTKTKSASVVGGSQEVKYSADNTIYIGDQVLKNQGLVIFPKHGVYDGLFGANLLRNFITSVNFDTMTIDLYNFGNFNYWGKAKPFVFDYKSGLPVVKMNLTFEDKKTVEGNFTFDTGAGYDLIAYGPFNHKNNLEASLKTEYTSVNYSLGKQTKIVGGAIPNVAINGNNFPNVTIALQEYDEANKNWAFADGSLGIDLIKRFNFTIDLLHKTVYLEPNKNFKKTPSFYLGGMDLDFDENQNLLVKRIIDQQNEDLKKIKTGAKVTQINDFEAKDLLKPENLKKLKESKESKDFIIEQGDQSMQISI
- a CDS encoding TlpA disulfide reductase family protein, whose product is MKKNAFYFIMTFIMVQMSYAVNLSDYAVIKGTIAIPDLKTKEITLYNVEEGKPVVAATAKVNSLGEFGFLTPVSAAGFYYVNYGQFKSRNQLIRLYLEPKLDINLAISKDSYVLSGKNIGQNALVQKANEIYNEFAPFARLGGNVTYVEFYPFIDKGVAKAEEFSKSIKTKDANFNKLLKLAVATDVEELTYTFFRMPRTAFPDKDDRPAVIKTWQTDKKFTDPDLLKLQNGVSLMSNYFFYVTMNSGDAPKRLDLTEAITHITDPALKDVYLRDAVATSRMKIEEYEKIAPSIKPLMVSDASKAFLLEYEKVLHKSVGQKGLDFTYKDINDKPVSFSDFKGKFVYIDLWATWCGPCKAEIPHMKKIEEDYHGKNIVFVSLSLDKAKDAQKWKDYVTKEQLKGIQLMADKDFGSDVAKNYDVNAIPRFLLFDTKGNIINADALRPSNPELRAQLDKLLKS